A single Acropora palmata chromosome 5, jaAcrPala1.3, whole genome shotgun sequence DNA region contains:
- the LOC141882480 gene encoding uncharacterized protein LOC141882480 isoform X1 has product MCFVLQRMPLQECYRGRVICNEMAAFPHRRVGRPKLPGSLKTIRLREFVFNHWRGRKHSLGFGERTDSEFAEFLLHRRATNYGGSEEEARDFSVPVEDDGTGALPLFSTPIRGHHASSVNTDVGITGVTQGGIEHVSGSVMFAASLVNAGYCTVQGNPYSGFNCDQSADAFYEDGSTDKTSHLLEDSDDDLEFTFSMASVVDKLVDDQSECDDSSDDDSSNVFEYGNEGVLHLVLEVEDMDISESCLDEERTVTMIEDIVETDETVVNNSQHAHSPEDCAQEPNNLSPLMQSKKVEDNTEVIIKTMKTALDKLGWKSLFHFRVDPATWYLRRNWWSLWVPHVVNRQMDRNVMLSLASTQR; this is encoded by the exons ATGTGCTTCGTTCTTCAAAGGATGCCGCTTCAAGAATGCTATAGGGGAAGGGTAATCTGTAATGAGATGGCGGCCTTTCCACACCGTCGAGTCGGAAGACCGAAGTTACCGGGCTCGTTGAAAACGATTCGTCTGAGAGAGTTCGTTTTTAACCATTGGAGAGGAAGAAAACATTCTCTTGGCTTCGGAGAAAGAACCGACAGCGAGTTTGCGGAATTCCTCTTGCACCGAAG AGCGACAAACTATGGTGGAAGTGAAGAAGAAGCACGTGATTTTTCCGTTCCAGTTGAGGATGATGGTACTG GTGCATTACCCTTATTTTCCACCCCGATCCGTGGACACCATGCAAGCTCAGTCAATAC GGATGTTGGTATTACTGGAGTCACCCAGGGGGGGATTGAACATGTGTCAGGTAGTGTGATGTTTGCAGCCAGCTTAGTCAACGCTGGCTACTGCACTGTTCAAGGAAATCCTTATTCAGGATTCAATTGTGACCAGTCAGCAGATGCATTTTATGAAGATGGTTCAACTGACAAGACATCACACTTGCTGGAAGATTCAGATGATGATCTTGAATTCACTTTCAG CATGGCATCAGTTGTAGACAAACTTGTAGATGACCAGTCCGAATGTGATGACTCATCAGACGATGACTCTTCAAATGTCTTTGAATATGGAAA TGAAGGTGTGCTACATTTAGTTTTAGAGGTGGAAGACATGGATATTTCTGAAAGTTGTTTAGATGAGGAGCGTACAGTCACTATGATCGAGGATATTGTTGAAACTGATGAGACAGTGGTAAATAACTCTCAGCATGCTCACTCCCCAGAAGATTGTGCCCAGGAGCCCAACAATTTGTCTCCACTAATGCAGTCTAAAAAAGTAGAAGACAACACAGAGGTCATCATAAAGACGATGAAGACTGCCCTGGATAAGTTGGGTTGGAAGAGTTTGTTTCACTTCAGAGTAGATCCCGCTACCTGGTATCTCAGGAGAAACTGGTGGAGCTTGTGGGTTCCACATGTTGTGAACAGACAGATGGACAGAAATGTGATGCTCAGCTTAGCTTCCACTCAAAGGTAG
- the LOC141882480 gene encoding uncharacterized protein LOC141882480 isoform X2, which produces MCFVLQRMPLQECYRGRVICNEMAAFPHRRVGRPKLPGSLKTIRLREFVFNHWRGRKHSLGFGERTDSEFAEFLLHRRATNYGGSEEEARDFSVPVEDDGTGALPLFSTPIRGHHASSVNTDVGITGVTQGGIEHVSGSVMFAASLVNAGYCTVQGNPYSGFNCDQSADAFYEDGSTDKTSHLLEDSDDDLEFTFSEGVLHLVLEVEDMDISESCLDEERTVTMIEDIVETDETVVNNSQHAHSPEDCAQEPNNLSPLMQSKKVEDNTEVIIKTMKTALDKLGWKSLFHFRVDPATWYLRRNWWSLWVPHVVNRQMDRNVMLSLASTQR; this is translated from the exons ATGTGCTTCGTTCTTCAAAGGATGCCGCTTCAAGAATGCTATAGGGGAAGGGTAATCTGTAATGAGATGGCGGCCTTTCCACACCGTCGAGTCGGAAGACCGAAGTTACCGGGCTCGTTGAAAACGATTCGTCTGAGAGAGTTCGTTTTTAACCATTGGAGAGGAAGAAAACATTCTCTTGGCTTCGGAGAAAGAACCGACAGCGAGTTTGCGGAATTCCTCTTGCACCGAAG AGCGACAAACTATGGTGGAAGTGAAGAAGAAGCACGTGATTTTTCCGTTCCAGTTGAGGATGATGGTACTG GTGCATTACCCTTATTTTCCACCCCGATCCGTGGACACCATGCAAGCTCAGTCAATAC GGATGTTGGTATTACTGGAGTCACCCAGGGGGGGATTGAACATGTGTCAGGTAGTGTGATGTTTGCAGCCAGCTTAGTCAACGCTGGCTACTGCACTGTTCAAGGAAATCCTTATTCAGGATTCAATTGTGACCAGTCAGCAGATGCATTTTATGAAGATGGTTCAACTGACAAGACATCACACTTGCTGGAAGATTCAGATGATGATCTTGAATTCACTTTCAG TGAAGGTGTGCTACATTTAGTTTTAGAGGTGGAAGACATGGATATTTCTGAAAGTTGTTTAGATGAGGAGCGTACAGTCACTATGATCGAGGATATTGTTGAAACTGATGAGACAGTGGTAAATAACTCTCAGCATGCTCACTCCCCAGAAGATTGTGCCCAGGAGCCCAACAATTTGTCTCCACTAATGCAGTCTAAAAAAGTAGAAGACAACACAGAGGTCATCATAAAGACGATGAAGACTGCCCTGGATAAGTTGGGTTGGAAGAGTTTGTTTCACTTCAGAGTAGATCCCGCTACCTGGTATCTCAGGAGAAACTGGTGGAGCTTGTGGGTTCCACATGTTGTGAACAGACAGATGGACAGAAATGTGATGCTCAGCTTAGCTTCCACTCAAAGGTAG
- the LOC141882479 gene encoding uncharacterized protein LOC141882479, producing the protein MQIISEASFLRFQKHCAAPVIEEVWLEMNELVKQIFKDYEEICLCGDGRNDSPGHSARYCVYTLVEHFTSAVVDFSVIDKRETGGNSTTMEKEALRRLLEKLAVGFPFQELTTDASPAVIKLVRELKEKYPQLMELFHSLDIWHKAKKLTKALHQAAKIMGCSDLKDWVDPIVNHFWFCCQTAEGSEERIKDTWQGVLHHVCGEHEWAEGKCMHEAHDGETADANTRPKYLTKDSKALAALRKIVLDPKWLKTLHFYVWFRHTSVLESYNSMMTKYVPKRMAFEYAYFTMRVTLAAIDHNYHLSRKPAQRKDGGERGHRKYSKRSQKYHAEVVREEKSYNYFPFLISKMLQRRSQIEGTFSQPSDRNEFDPKQIAPTLAMKEPPPTEF; encoded by the exons ATGCAGATCATCAGTGAAGCCTCTTTTCTAAGGTTTCAAAAGCACTGTGCTGCTCCAGTGATTGAGGAAGTTTGGTTGGAGATGAATGAGCTAGTTAAGCAGATATTTAAAGACTATGAAGAAATCTGTCTGTGTGGGGATGGACGAAATGATTCCCCTGGCCACAGTGCTCGGTATTGTGTTTACACCTTGGTTGAACACTTTACTAGTGCTGTGGTTGATTTCTCAGTTATCGATAAAAGGGAGACTGGTGGCAATTCCACTACAATGGAGAAGGAGGCCCTAAGGAGACTGTTGGAAAAGCTGGCTGTTGGATTTCCATTCCAGGAATTAACTACAGATGCTTCACCAGCAGTGATTAAGCTTGTCAGGGAGTTGAAGG aAAAGTATCCACAGCTGATGGAGCTTTTTCACTCACTGGACATTTGGCATAAGGCTAAGAAACTAACAAAGGCTCTCCATCAG GCTGCCAAAATTATGGGTTGTTCTGACTTGAAGGACTGGGTAGATCCGATTGTAAACCACTTTTGGTTCTGCTGTCAGACTGCGGAGGGAAGTGAGGAGAGGATAAAG GACACATGGCAAGGTGTTCTTCATCATGTTTGTGGAGAGCATGAGTGGGCGGAGGGAAAGTGCATGCACGAAGCTCACGACGGTGAAACTGCTGATGCTAACACTCGACCAAAGTACTTGACCAAAGATTCCAAGGCTCTAGCTGCCTTGCGAAAGATAGTGTTGGACCCTAAATGGCTTAAAACACTACATTTCTATGTGTGGTTCAG GCATACCAGTGTGCTTGAGTCGTACAACAGTATGATGACCAAGTATGTACCCAAAAGGATGGCCTTTGA ATATGCATACTTCACCATGAGGGTCACACTGGCTGCCATTGACCACAATTACCACCTGTCAAGAAAGCCAGCTCAAAGAAAGGATGGGGGGGAACGTGGTCATCGAAAATATTCCAAACGATCACAGAAGTATCATGCAGAAGTTGTGAGGGAAGAGAAGTCTTACAACTACTTCCCTTTCTTAATCAGTAAAATGCTGCAAAGGCGTTCTCAGATTGAGGGAACTTTTAGCCAGCCTTCAGATAGAAATGAGTTTGACCCTAAGCAGATTGCACCAACACTAGCCATGAAAGAGCCCCCTCCAACTGAGTTTTAA